A region of Scylla paramamosain isolate STU-SP2022 chromosome 25, ASM3559412v1, whole genome shotgun sequence DNA encodes the following proteins:
- the LOC135113175 gene encoding F-box DNA helicase 1-like isoform X3, which produces MTSPLPLIALAVGKSHSTPQGTSPTLLQGHRLYSLAQDTLAHLSPSLLPQPHTLWHLVATIALLSHDVWDLHALICLLLHPGSLFSPCVVVEAFYSIAVFLFHATASDVIRLPMKYHYQVFYALYLYENDWGGLPEGRAQVREEQHAGQQSMQQYIQRKMAIRFTHEQLRIINHPLRKDHVVKIVAFAGTGKTTTLLELCKRRPDLKFLLVVFNKSVQEHCNQIFPKNATVKTAHSMAFAAVGRRYQAIQKFSMDLRAGNISEFLPKREGAGNRLRRVALVRKALERFLNSADEHLTLQHTPTVDKHGEQIDDDFRLKVILADAEAVWAEMTKCSRHQVLSMTQDGQLKVWQLSRPKLANYDVVMIDEGQDMNPSMLEVFLRQGCAKVIVGDPHQQIYSFRGAINALESVESTHTFYLTQSFRFGPEVSYMAQCVLDLISETQRQTLVGGHKQDTIVASLSNSEALSPSSSRRTAFLGRSNLEVYQEALYMCQQDAFACMTMAFAGGLHRYGLDTVMDIYNLSRVQAKEGTAESLGIKNRLIAKFESVRALKNYADILEDQELYNKILMYEYSSSNTPHHIQLLKKRCSSSHDVANITFSTIHKAKGLEWDHVVLLGRLTLSEFLFGINDRRQCATLRDEINLLYVSVTRAKRFLTLNSVMLQVLRLCREKREVLVAGSEVGQNSQCLHCAKSVDGKQPVVTKVMGVRVTGSGFLQGGYLCHTCSSDPHRYISSNSAALVKILHPHDNQDLSSLAKLMLISGQP; this is translated from the exons GGCAGTGGGGAAGAGCCACAGCACACCCCAGGGTACCTCCCCAACACTGCTGCAGGGCCACCGCCTCTACTCACTGGCCCAGGACACCCTTGCACACCTCAGCCCATCCCTCCTGCCACAGCCCCACACCCTCTGGCATCTGGTGGCTACTATTGCTCTAT TGTCGCATGATGTGTGGGACCTCCATGCACTGATCTGCCTGCTGCTGCATCCCGGCTCCCTCTTCTCGccctgtgtggtggtggaggccttCTACTCCAttgctgtcttcctcttccatgcCACCGCCTCTGATGTCATCCGTCTGCCCATGAA GTACCACTACCAGGTGTTCTATGCCCTGTACCTATATGAGAACGACTGGGGGGGCTTGCCGGAGGGCAGAgcgcaggtgagggaggagcagcATGCCGGCCAGCAGTCCATGCAGCAATACATTCAGCGGAAGATGGCCATCCGGTTTACACATGAACAACTGCGCATTATAAACCATCCGCTGCGGAAGGACcat GTTGTCAAGATAGTAGCATTCGCTGGCACGGGCAAGACCACCACGCTGCTGGAGCTCTGCAAGAGGAGGCCAGACCTGAAATTCCTGCTCGTGGTGTTTAACAAGTCAGTGCAGGAACATTGCAACCAAATCTTCCCCAAGAACGCCACAGTGAAGACTGCACACTCCATGGCATTTGCTGCTgttgggaggag aTATCAAGCCATCCAGAAATTTTCCATGGATCTAAGAGCTGGAAACATTTCAGAATTTTTGCCGAAGAGAGAGGGTGCTGGAAACAG GTTACGTCGCGTGGCTCTGGTGAGGAAGGCACTCGAGAGGTTCCTGAACTCAGCTGATGAACACTTAAcactccaacacacaccaacagttGATAAGCATGGAGAACAAATAGATGATGACTTTCGACTTAAG gTGATTCTGGCTGATGCTGAGGCAGTGTGGGCCGAGATGACCAAGTGTTCAAGGCACCAGGTACTCAGTATGACTCAG GATGGGCAGCTCAAGGTGTGGCAGCTGAGCCGGCCCAAATTGGCAAACTACGACGTTGTGATGATTGATGAGGGGCAGGACATGAACCCCTCCATGCTGGAGGTCTTCCTGCGCCAGGGCTGTGCTAAG GTGATAGTGGGCGACCCACACCAGCAGATCTACTCCTTCCGTGGCGCCATCAACGCTCTCGAATCTGTGGAGTCAACGCACACCTTTTATCTCACCCAATCCTTCCGATTTGGGCCTGAGGTGTCCTACATGGCACAATGTGTGCTGGACCTCATCAGCGAGACACAGAGGCAGACACTGGTTGGAGGACATAAGCAGGACACTATTGTAGCCTCTCTGAGCAACTCGGAAGCCTTGagtcccagcagcagcagacgcaCAGCCTTCCTGGGGCGCTCCAACCTTGAGGTGTACCAGGAGGCTCTGTACATGTGCCAGCAGGATGCCTTTGCCTGCATGACCATGGCGTTTGCTGGCGGGCTGCATAGGTATGGCTTGGACACAGTCATGGACATCTATAACCTTTCCCGAGTGCAGGCCAAGGAGGGCACAGCAGAGAGTCTGGGCATCAAGAACAGGTTGATAGCGAAATTTGAGAGTGTCCGTGCACTGAAGAACTATGCTGACATTCTGGAGGACCAGGAGCTGTACAATAAGATCTTGATGTATGAGTACAGTTCCTCCAACACTCCCCACCACATACAACTGCTGAAGAAGAGGTGCTCCTCCTCGCATGATGTGGCCAATATCACATTCTCCACCATTCACAAAGCCAAAGGTCTGGAGTGGGATCATGTGGTACTGCTTGGTAGATTGACACTCAGCGAGTTTTTGTTTGGCATCAATGATCGGAGGCAGTGTGCAACCCTGCGAGATGAGATCAACTTGTTGTACGTGTCTGTCACGCGTGCTAAGAGGTTCTTGACACTGAACAGTGTGATGCTGCAGGTGCTGAGGCTGtgcagggagaagagagaggtgcTGGTGGCCGGCAGCGAGGTGGGTCAGAACAGCCAGTGTCTGCACTGTGCCAAGTCTGTGGATGGAAAGCAGCCTGTTGTtaccaag GTAATGGGTGTTCGTGTGACTGGAAGTGGCTTTCTGCAAGGTGGATATCTGTGCCACACCTGCTCCTCGGATCCCCACCGCTACATTTCCTCCAACAG TGCAGCATTGGTCAAGATTCTGCATCCTCATGACAACCAGGACTTGTCCAGCCTCGCCAAGCTGATGCTGATATCAGGACAGCCCTAG